The proteins below come from a single Rickettsia typhi str. Wilmington genomic window:
- a CDS encoding lipoprotein-releasing ABC transporter permease subunit, with amino-acid sequence MINNNFSFNIALRYFRAKKNEKFVSIISAFSLVGVMIGVAALIVVMSVMNGFHLELTKNIIGLNGDIIINRQGGNIDNYEEIKTTLLKQNYIKHVTYIAHGQALALGKSNNSGVLIKGIKLNDLSLRNGIFKNVNFGSFDNFHGKNVIALGEQLASNLGVTVGEKLRLISPNSVSTAFGSIPRSKEFEIIAIFNSGMYDYDLTTILMPLTAAQNFLSLGNDINSIEINSLDPDQAIQYSYKIQSLLGPNLYVFNWQTLNSQFLSALSVERTAMFTILSLIITVAAFNIISSLFMLVKDKTSDIAILRTMGASTKQIMIIFIYNGMFIGLLGTTLGVILGVTFSYNIQTIKNYLEHITGTKIFEAAIYFLYSLPSKVRTDDIILITSLSIILCFLATIYPSYRASKLKPVDALRYE; translated from the coding sequence ATGATCAATAATAATTTTAGCTTCAATATAGCTTTGAGATATTTTAGAGCTAAGAAAAATGAAAAGTTTGTTTCTATTATTTCTGCCTTTTCCTTAGTAGGAGTCATGATTGGCGTTGCAGCATTAATAGTAGTAATGTCTGTTATGAATGGTTTTCATCTAGAACTTACTAAAAATATTATCGGGTTAAATGGGGATATAATAATAAATCGGCAAGGTGGTAATATTGATAATTATGAAGAGATTAAAACGACACTTTTAAAACAAAATTATATAAAGCATGTAACATACATTGCGCACGGTCAAGCACTAGCTCTGGGTAAGAGTAATAATAGCGGTGTGCTCATTAAAGGTATAAAATTAAATGATTTAAGTTTAAGAAATGGAATTTTTAAAAATGTAAATTTTGGTAGTTTTGATAATTTTCATGGCAAAAACGTAATAGCACTTGGAGAACAATTAGCAAGCAATTTAGGTGTAACTGTTGGGGAAAAGTTGAGATTAATTTCACCAAATTCAGTTTCTACTGCCTTTGGAAGTATACCAAGATCAAAAGAATTTGAAATCATTGCAATTTTCAATAGCGGTATGTATGATTATGATTTGACAACGATATTAATGCCGCTTACTGCAGCACAAAATTTCTTATCTCTTGGTAATGATATTAATTCAATTGAAATTAATAGTCTAGACCCAGATCAAGCTATTCAATATTCGTATAAAATACAATCATTATTAGGCCCAAATTTATATGTATTTAATTGGCAAACCTTAAATTCACAATTTTTAAGTGCACTTTCTGTTGAGCGTACTGCTATGTTTACTATTCTATCTCTCATTATTACGGTTGCTGCATTTAATATTATTTCAAGCTTATTTATGCTTGTTAAAGATAAAACTTCAGATATTGCAATTCTGAGAACTATGGGAGCAAGTACCAAACAAATAATGATTATTTTCATCTATAACGGGATGTTTATAGGATTACTTGGTACAACATTAGGTGTAATCCTTGGTGTTACTTTTTCTTATAATATTCAAACTATCAAAAATTATTTGGAGCATATCACAGGTACCAAAATTTTCGAGGCAGCTATTTATTTTCTTTATAGTTTACCTTCAAAAGTCAGAACTGATGATATTATTTTAATTACCTCTTTATCTATAATATTGTGCTTTCTTGCAACAATTTATCCTTCTTATAGAGCTTCAAAATTAAAACCTGTGGATGCCCTAAGATATGAATAA
- the ompB gene encoding outer membrane protein OmpB, with translation MAQKPNFLKKIISAGLVTASTATIVAGFSGVAMGAVMQYNRTTNAAATTVDGAGFDQTGAGVNLPVATNSVITANSNNAITFNTPNGNLNSLFLDTANTLAVTINENTTLGFVTNVTKQGNFFNFTIGAGKSLTITGHGITAQQAATTKSAQNVVSKVNAGAAINDNDLSGVGSIDFTAAPSVLEFNLINPTTQEAPLTLGDNAKIVNGANGILNITNGFVKVSDKTFAGIKTINIGDNQGLMFNTTPDAANALNLQGGGNTINFNGRDGTGKLVLVSKNGNATEFNVTGSLGGNLKGVIEFDTTAAAGKLIANGGAANAVIGTDNGAGRAAGFIVSVDNGNAATISGQVYAKDIVIQSANAGGQVTFEHLVDVGLGGKTNFKTADSKVIITENASFGSTDFGNLAVQIVVPNNKILTGNFIGDAKNNGNTAGVITFNANGTLVSGNTDPNIVVTNIKAIEVEGAGIVQLSGIHGAELRLGNAGSIFKLADGTVINGPVNQNPLVNNNALAAGSIQLDGSAIITGDIGNGAVNAALQDITLANDASKILTLSGANIIGANAGGAIHFQANGGTIQLTSTQNNILVDFDLDVTTDQTGVVDASSLTNNQTLTINGSIGTIGANTKTLGRFNVGSSKTILNAGDVAINELVMENDGSVHLTHNTYLITKTINAANQGKIIVAADPINTDTALADGTNLGSAESPLSNIHFATKAANGDSILHIGKGVNLYANNITTTDANVGSLHFRSGGTSIVSGTVGGQQGLKLNNLILDNGTTVKFLGDITFNGGTKIEGKSILQISSNYITDHIESADNTGTLEFVNTDPITVTLNKQGAYFGVLKQVMVSGPGNIAFNEIGNGVAHAIAVDSISFENASLGASLFLLSGTPLDVLTIKSTVGNGTVDNFNAPILVVSGIDSMINNGQVIGDQKNIIALSLGSDNSITVNSNTLYAGIRTTKTNQGTVTLSGGIPNNPGTIYGLGLENGDPKLKQVTFTTDYNNLGSIIATNVTINDDVTLTTGGIAGTDFDGKITLGSINGNANVKFVDRTFSHPTSMIVSTKANQGTVTYLGNALVGNIGSSDIPVASVRFTGNDSGVGLQGNIHSQNIDFGTYNLTILNSDVILGGGTTAINGEIDLLTNNLIFANGTSTWGNNTSLSTTLNVSNGNVGQIVIAEGAQVNATTTGTTTIKIQDNANANFSGTQTYTLIQGGARFNGTLGAPNFDVTGNNIFVKYELIRDANQDYVLTRTNDVLNVVTTAVGNSAIANAPGVHQNIAICLESTDTAAYNNMLLAKDSSDVATFIGAIATDTGAAVATVNLNDTQKTQDLLGNRLGALRYLSNSETADVGGSETGAVSSGDEAIDQVSYGVWAKPFYNIAEQDKKGGLAGYKAKTAGVVVGLDTLANDNLMIGAAIGITKTDIKHQDYKKGDKTDIKGLSFSLYGAQQLVKNFFAQGSAIFTLNKVKSKSQRYFFDANGKMNKQIAAGNYDNITFGGNLMFGYDYNALQGVLVTPMAGLSYLKSSNENYKETGTTVANKRIHSKFSDRIDLIVGAKVTGSAMNINDIVIYPEIHSFVVHKVNGKLSKAQSMLDGQTAPFISQPDRTAKTSYNIGLSANIRSDAKMEYGIGYDFNAASKYTAHQGTLKVRINF, from the coding sequence ATGGCTCAAAAACCAAATTTTCTAAAAAAAATAATTTCCGCAGGATTGGTAACTGCTTCCACGGCTACTATAGTTGCTGGTTTTTCTGGTGTAGCAATGGGTGCTGTTATGCAATATAATAGAACAACAAATGCAGCAGCTACAACTGTTGATGGTGCAGGATTTGATCAAACTGGCGCTGGTGTTAATCTTCCTGTCGCTACAAATTCGGTTATTACTGCTAATTCTAATAATGCTATTACTTTTAATACTCCAAACGGTAATTTAAATAGTTTGTTTTTGGATACTGCAAATACTTTAGCAGTAACAATTAATGAAAATACTACCTTAGGGTTTGTAACTAATGTTACTAAACAGGGTAACTTCTTTAATTTTACTATTGGTGCTGGTAAAAGTCTTACCATAACAGGTCATGGTATTACTGCTCAACAAGCTGCTACTACAAAAAGTGCTCAAAATGTTGTTTCAAAAGTTAATGCTGGTGCTGCTATTAACGATAATGATCTTAGCGGTGTAGGATCAATAGACTTTACTGCTGCGCCTTCTGTATTAGAATTTAATTTAATAAATCCTACAACTCAAGAAGCTCCTCTTACACTTGGTGATAATGCTAAAATAGTTAATGGTGCTAATGGGATATTAAATATTACTAATGGGTTTGTTAAGGTTTCAGATAAAACTTTTGCTGGTATTAAGACAATTAATATCGGTGATAATCAAGGTTTAATGTTTAATACTACTCCTGATGCCGCTAATGCTTTAAATTTGCAAGGAGGTGGTAATACTATTAATTTTAATGGAAGAGACGGTACTGGTAAATTAGTATTGGTCAGTAAGAATGGCAATGCTACTGAATTTAATGTTACAGGAAGTTTAGGCGGTAATCTAAAAGGTGTTATTGAATTTGATACTACAGCAGCAGCTGGTAAGCTTATCGCTAATGGAGGTGCTGCTAATGCAGTAATAGGTACAGATAATGGAGCAGGTAGAGCTGCAGGATTTATTGTTAGTGTTGATAATGGTAATGCAGCAACAATTTCCGGACAGGTTTATGCTAAAGACATAGTTATACAAAGTGCTAATGCAGGTGGACAAGTCACTTTTGAACATTTAGTTGATGTTGGTTTAGGCGGTAAGACCAATTTTAAAACCGCAGATTCTAAAGTTATAATAACAGAAAACGCAAGCTTTGGTTCTACTGATTTTGGTAATCTTGCAGTACAGATTGTAGTGCCTAATAATAAGATACTTACAGGTAATTTCATAGGTGATGCAAAAAATAACGGTAATACTGCAGGTGTGATCACTTTTAATGCTAATGGTACTTTAGTAAGTGGTAATACTGATCCAAATATTGTAGTAACAAATATTAAGGCAATCGAAGTAGAAGGTGCCGGGATTGTACAATTATCAGGAATACATGGTGCAGAATTACGTTTAGGAAATGCTGGCTCTATCTTTAAACTTGCTGATGGCACAGTGATTAACGGTCCAGTTAACCAAAATCCTCTTGTGAATAATAATGCGCTTGCAGCTGGTTCTATTCAGTTAGATGGAAGTGCTATAATTACCGGTGATATAGGTAACGGTGCTGTTAATGCTGCGTTACAAGACATTACTTTAGCTAATGATGCTTCAAAAATATTAACACTTAGTGGGGCAAATATTATCGGCGCTAATGCTGGTGGTGCAATTCATTTTCAAGCTAACGGTGGTACTATTCAATTAACAAGCACTCAAAATAATATTTTAGTTGATTTTGATTTAGATGTAACTACTGATCAAACAGGTGTTGTTGATGCAAGTAGTTTAACAAATAATCAAACTTTAACTATTAATGGTAGCATCGGTACTATTGGCGCTAATACTAAAACACTTGGAAGATTTAATGTTGGGTCAAGTAAAACAATATTAAATGCTGGAGATGTTGCTATTAACGAGTTAGTTATGGAAAATGATGGTTCAGTACACCTTACTCACAATACTTACTTAATAACAAAAACTATCAATGCTGCAAATCAAGGTAAAATCATAGTTGCCGCTGATCCTATTAATACTGATACAGCTCTTGCTGATGGTACGAATTTAGGTAGTGCAGAAAGTCCACTTTCTAATATTCATTTTGCTACTAAAGCTGCTAATGGTGACTCTATATTACATATAGGTAAAGGAGTAAATTTATATGCTAATAATATTACTACTACCGATGCTAATGTAGGTTCTTTACACTTTAGGTCTGGTGGAACCAGTATAGTAAGTGGTACAGTTGGTGGACAGCAAGGTCTTAAGCTTAATAATTTAATATTAGATAATGGTACTACTGTTAAGTTTTTAGGTGATATCACATTTAATGGTGGTACTAAAATTGAAGGTAAATCTATCTTGCAAATTAGCAGCAATTATATTACTGATCATATTGAATCTGCTGATAATACTGGTACATTAGAATTTGTTAATACTGATCCTATCACCGTAACGTTAAATAAACAAGGTGCTTATTTTGGTGTTTTAAAACAAGTAATGGTTTCTGGTCCAGGTAACATAGCATTTAATGAGATAGGTAATGGAGTTGCACATGCTATAGCAGTTGATTCCATTTCTTTTGAAAATGCAAGTTTAGGTGCATCTTTATTCTTACTTAGTGGCACTCCATTAGATGTGCTAACAATTAAAAGTACCGTAGGTAATGGTACAGTAGATAATTTTAATGCTCCTATTTTAGTTGTATCAGGTATTGATAGTATGATCAATAACGGTCAAGTTATCGGTGATCAAAAGAATATTATAGCTCTATCGCTTGGAAGTGATAACAGTATTACTGTTAATTCTAATACATTATATGCAGGTATCAGAACTACTAAAACTAATCAAGGTACTGTTACACTTAGCGGTGGTATACCTAATAACCCTGGTACAATTTATGGTTTAGGTTTAGAGAATGGTGATCCAAAGTTAAAGCAAGTAACGTTTACTACAGATTATAACAACTTAGGTAGTATTATTGCAACTAACGTAACAATTAATGACGATGTAACACTTACTACAGGAGGTATAGCCGGGACAGATTTTGACGGTAAAATTACTCTTGGAAGTATTAACGGTAATGCTAATGTAAAGTTTGTTGACAGAACATTTTCTCATCCTACAAGTATGATTGTTTCTACTAAAGCTAATCAGGGTACTGTAACTTATTTAGGTAATGCATTAGTCGGTAATATTGGTAGTTCAGATATTCCTGTAGCTTCTGTTAGATTTACTGGTAATGATAGTGGTGTAGGATTACAAGGCAATATTCACTCACAAAATATAGACTTTGGTACTTATAACTTAACTATTTTAAATTCTGATGTAATTTTAGGCGGTGGTACTACTGCTATTAATGGTGAGATTGATCTTTTGACAAATAATTTAATATTTGCAAATGGTACTTCAACATGGGGCAATAATACCTCTCTTAGTACAACATTAAACGTATCAAACGGTAATGTAGGTCAAATAGTTATTGCTGAAGGTGCTCAAGTTAATGCAACAACTACAGGAACTACAACCATTAAAATACAAGATAATGCTAATGCAAATTTCAGTGGTACACAAACTTATACTTTAATCCAAGGTGGTGCCAGATTTAACGGTACTTTAGGAGCTCCTAACTTTGATGTAACAGGAAATAATATTTTCGTAAAATATGAATTAATACGTGATGCGAATCAGGATTATGTGTTAACACGTACTAACGATGTATTAAATGTAGTTACAACAGCTGTAGGAAATAGTGCAATTGCAAATGCACCTGGTGTACATCAAAATATTGCTATATGCTTAGAATCAACTGATACAGCAGCTTATAATAATATGCTTTTAGCTAAAGATTCTTCTGATGTCGCAACATTTATAGGAGCTATTGCTACAGATACAGGTGCTGCTGTAGCTACAGTAAACTTAAATGATACACAAAAAACTCAAGATCTACTTGGTAATAGGCTAGGTGCACTTAGATATCTAAGTAATTCTGAAACTGCTGATGTTGGTGGATCTGAAACAGGTGCAGTATCTTCAGGTGATGAAGCGATTGATCAAGTATCTTATGGTGTATGGGCTAAACCTTTCTATAACATCGCAGAACAAGATAAAAAAGGTGGTCTAGCTGGTTATAAAGCAAAAACTGCTGGTGTTGTAGTTGGTTTAGATACTCTCGCTAATGATAACCTAATGATTGGTGCAGCTATTGGTATCACTAAAACTGACATAAAACACCAAGATTATAAAAAAGGTGATAAAACTGATATTAAGGGTTTATCCTTCTCTCTATATGGTGCCCAGCAGCTTGTTAAGAATTTCTTTGCTCAAGGTAGTGCAATATTTACCTTAAACAAAGTCAAAAGTAAAAGTCAGCGTTACTTCTTCGATGCTAATGGTAAGATGAACAAGCAAATTGCTGCCGGTAATTATGATAACATAACATTCGGTGGTAATTTAATGTTTGGTTATGATTATAATGCACTGCAAGGTGTATTAGTGACTCCAATGGCAGGGCTTAGCTACTTAAAATCTTCTAATGAAAACTATAAAGAAACTGGTACTACAGTTGCAAATAAGCGCATTCACAGCAAATTTAGTGATAGAATCGATTTAATAGTAGGTGCTAAAGTAACTGGTAGTGCTATGAATATAAATGATATTGTGATATATCCAGAAATTCATTCTTTTGTAGTGCACAAAGTAAATGGTAAGCTATCTAAGGCTCAGTCTATGTTAGATGGACAAACTGCTCCATTTATCAGTCAGCCTGATAGAACTGCTAAAACATCTTATAATATAGGCTTAAGTGCAAATATAAGATCTGATGCTAAGATGGAGTATGGTATCGGTTATGATTTTAATGCTGCAAGTAAATATACTGCACATCAAGGTACTTTAAAAGTACGTATAAATTTCTAA
- a CDS encoding HlyC/CorC family transporter — protein MTTILVIVIIIMISLSALFAATETAITASSPGKIHKLKITGNKRAKTVLGLLKKKEKVIGTLLIGNSLINTICTTIATTLFISLLGNNGTIVASGVMAFIIIVFAEVVPKAIAVAKPEQLALKMASTIVIFLKLFKPINIALDYITKIFCFIFRINLNPQISSTEEVRGVIEHYHQEGGVYKSERNMLGGILDIRNMSVSEIMTHRSNIIALNIDLPHELIIKTLLSGAHTRIPLWKDNRDNIIGILNLKDLLKALYENNNDDKKVDINTLLTPPWFIPDNALVVDQLHAFRERNNHFACVVDEYGTLLGIITLEDVIEEIVGPITDEHDRLNNEIIKKSNTEFIIKGTTTIRDINRELDWNLSDEDANTIAGLIIHKIARIPNQGEVIEIFNLKIIILKKIANKIDSVKITVLPMTEGTINSE, from the coding sequence ATGACTACAATACTTGTGATTGTTATTATAATAATGATCTCCCTATCTGCTTTATTTGCAGCTACTGAAACTGCTATTACCGCTTCTTCCCCAGGGAAGATACATAAACTTAAAATCACTGGTAATAAGCGTGCTAAAACAGTTTTAGGATTACTTAAGAAAAAAGAAAAAGTCATAGGCACTTTATTAATAGGTAATAGTTTAATAAATACTATTTGTACTACTATTGCGACGACTCTCTTTATTAGCTTACTCGGTAATAACGGAACAATAGTCGCGTCCGGAGTTATGGCTTTCATAATTATTGTTTTTGCCGAAGTAGTACCAAAAGCAATAGCAGTTGCTAAACCTGAACAACTAGCATTAAAAATGGCTTCAACGATAGTAATATTTTTAAAGCTTTTCAAACCTATTAATATTGCTCTTGATTACATTACAAAAATATTTTGTTTTATATTCCGTATTAACTTAAATCCTCAAATCTCAAGTACCGAAGAAGTAAGAGGCGTAATCGAGCATTACCATCAAGAAGGTGGAGTTTATAAATCCGAGCGTAATATGCTTGGTGGGATATTAGATATACGCAATATGTCGGTATCAGAAATTATGACACACAGAAGCAATATTATAGCTCTGAATATAGACTTACCTCATGAACTAATCATTAAAACTTTATTATCTGGTGCACATACACGCATACCTTTGTGGAAAGATAATAGAGATAATATAATAGGAATTCTCAATCTAAAAGATTTGCTTAAAGCATTATACGAAAATAACAATGATGATAAAAAAGTTGATATTAATACACTTCTAACTCCACCTTGGTTTATCCCGGATAATGCACTTGTAGTAGACCAGTTACACGCCTTTAGAGAACGTAATAATCATTTCGCTTGTGTTGTAGATGAATATGGTACTCTACTAGGTATTATTACTCTAGAAGATGTTATAGAAGAAATTGTAGGGCCTATTACCGATGAACATGATAGACTGAATAATGAAATTATTAAGAAATCTAATACAGAGTTCATTATAAAAGGTACTACGACTATTAGAGATATTAACCGAGAACTTGATTGGAATTTATCGGATGAAGATGCAAATACTATAGCAGGATTAATAATCCATAAAATTGCTAGAATTCCAAATCAAGGAGAAGTTATTGAAATATTTAACTTGAAAATAATTATTTTAAAGAAAATTGCGAATAAGATTGATAGCGTCAAAATTACTGTATTACCTATGACTGAGGGCACAATAAACAGTGAGTAA
- a CDS encoding glycoside hydrolase family 3 N-terminal domain-containing protein, translating into MKIRQTAKPVIIGISGSELTDAERELFEAHNPLGIILFRRNIRKNEKGEQDKAALIKLIENIKEVLGDNTIIAIDQEGGMVKRLIAPTFYDAPAAQSFTELQTCKYNYSTIAKELREVGINLNFAPVADLIHDGADNIISDRSFGKEPEIVVPLCLSAIEGLQEEKVTACIKHISGHGRATVDSHIELPIIDTSLKTLEDTDFKVFKELAKHDYIKLAMTAHIIYTSLDPDNPATLSKIVIDYIKNNICFKGIIISDTIEMHALSGSMTDITKRALDAGVDIVLECTVEFNKMSEVLGSVAENSIDKFSDLLIF; encoded by the coding sequence ATGAAAATAAGACAAACAGCAAAGCCCGTAATTATAGGCATATCTGGGTCTGAATTAACCGATGCTGAACGAGAATTATTTGAAGCGCATAATCCTTTAGGTATCATTTTATTCCGTCGTAATATTAGAAAGAATGAGAAAGGTGAACAGGATAAAGCAGCGCTTATAAAGCTTATCGAAAATATAAAAGAAGTATTAGGTGATAATACTATCATTGCTATAGATCAAGAAGGTGGTATGGTAAAAAGGCTTATCGCCCCAACTTTTTATGATGCGCCTGCAGCTCAAAGTTTCACTGAATTACAAACATGTAAATACAATTATAGCACAATAGCCAAAGAGTTAAGAGAAGTAGGTATTAATCTCAATTTTGCACCAGTAGCGGATTTAATCCACGATGGAGCAGATAATATAATTAGTGATAGAAGTTTTGGCAAAGAGCCGGAAATAGTCGTACCTTTATGTTTATCTGCTATAGAAGGGTTACAAGAAGAGAAAGTAACTGCTTGTATCAAACATATTTCAGGGCATGGTAGAGCTACGGTAGATAGCCATATAGAGTTACCTATTATTGATACCAGCCTAAAAACACTAGAAGATACAGACTTTAAAGTATTTAAGGAGTTAGCGAAGCACGATTATATTAAGCTTGCTATGACTGCGCATATAATTTATACATCTCTTGATCCTGACAATCCTGCGACTTTATCCAAAATAGTTATTGATTATATTAAAAATAATATTTGTTTTAAAGGGATTATTATTTCCGATACAATCGAGATGCACGCTTTGAGCGGTAGTATGACAGATATTACTAAAAGAGCTTTAGATGCGGGAGTAGATATAGTACTTGAGTGTACTGTGGAATTTAACAAAATGTCTGAAGTTTTAGGTAGTGTTGCAGAAAATTCGATAGATAAATTTTCTGATTTATTAATTTTTTAA
- a CDS encoding heme lyase CcmF/NrfE family subunit, with amino-acid sequence MTQALAFYASSLCSILAFATLVYAFITSDFSLQNVFLHSSTLKPLIYKISGSWSSHEGSMLLWFCLLQIVSCCYIFYLEDKMLKFSSIIILSAIQLLFSSFIYFTSNPFYMFSFVPKEGLGLNPMLQDIALSIHPPILYLGYVSYAVPFTIVCAIFLISFISRRDNDLSGYYTFYKRTQLSYHITSIRLLKIFAGCGILFTTIGISIGSWWAYRELNWGGLWFFDPVENISLFPWLSGIMLHHSIIVTTKTNRMQHWTIMLSIITFLLVIFSTFLVRSGFINSIHSFAFSPERVIYLLWIFLIIGIGGLYVILRFNCSIEKTIYNTFNCSTHSNCEMTIIEKAILIGNIFFLFSLIVLICATLYPTIYALFNDKSIIINEAFFINNFIIFVIPILCTIGLFTTNSSIKKHIIILILSLIITYLISLKVKFSIISILTIITSIFLMLHNVHYLLVKTNYFRKSLKASSTSMILGHFGVALIAFSITMNSLLQSVMDFIGEVGTSETFNEFKVTLQNIKFAQGKNYYRQIAEFWLEDHKNNITILKPENRFYIIEQNLSQESDIYSYLLYDLYAVLSNIDGKIIHAKIYYKPMISFIWIGVILTTAGFVIALIRKSSD; translated from the coding sequence ATGACACAAGCTCTCGCTTTTTACGCAAGTTCATTATGTTCTATACTTGCATTTGCTACTTTAGTATACGCTTTTATCACTTCTGACTTTTCACTACAAAATGTTTTTTTACACTCTAGTACTTTAAAACCTTTAATATATAAAATATCAGGTAGTTGGTCAAGCCATGAAGGCTCAATGTTATTATGGTTTTGTTTATTACAAATCGTTAGTTGCTGTTATATATTCTACCTTGAAGATAAGATGCTGAAATTTTCATCTATTATTATTCTATCAGCTATACAATTATTGTTTAGTAGTTTTATTTATTTTACTTCTAACCCATTTTATATGTTTTCTTTCGTTCCTAAAGAAGGATTAGGTTTAAACCCAATGCTACAAGATATTGCTTTGAGTATCCATCCTCCTATACTTTATTTAGGCTATGTTAGCTACGCCGTACCATTTACTATTGTTTGTGCTATATTTCTCATTTCTTTTATATCGAGACGTGATAATGATCTTTCAGGATACTACACGTTCTACAAGAGAACGCAGTTAAGCTACCATATTACATCTATACGTCTTCTCAAAATATTTGCTGGATGTGGTATCTTATTTACTACTATAGGAATTAGCATTGGTTCGTGGTGGGCATATAGAGAACTCAATTGGGGTGGATTATGGTTTTTCGATCCGGTAGAAAATATTTCACTATTTCCTTGGTTATCAGGCATTATGTTACATCATTCCATCATAGTGACTACCAAAACAAATAGAATGCAACACTGGACTATAATGTTATCTATAATCACTTTCTTATTAGTAATATTTAGCACTTTTTTAGTACGTTCCGGTTTTATTAATTCTATCCACTCTTTTGCATTCTCACCTGAGCGAGTAATATACTTACTTTGGATATTTTTGATTATAGGAATTGGAGGACTATATGTTATCCTACGGTTTAATTGCAGTATTGAAAAGACAATTTATAATACTTTTAACTGTAGCACACACTCAAACTGCGAGATGACAATAATAGAAAAAGCTATACTCATAGGCAATATATTCTTTCTCTTTAGTCTTATCGTCTTAATATGTGCTACACTTTACCCCACAATTTACGCTTTATTTAATGATAAATCAATTATTATTAATGAAGCATTTTTTATTAATAATTTTATTATATTTGTTATCCCTATTCTTTGTACTATAGGATTATTTACTACTAATAGCTCTATTAAAAAACATATTATAATTCTAATATTATCTCTCATAATTACTTATTTAATATCATTAAAAGTAAAATTTAGCATTATATCGATTTTAACTATAATAACATCTATATTTTTGATGCTTCATAATGTTCATTATCTATTGGTTAAAACTAATTACTTTAGAAAAAGTCTCAAAGCGAGTAGCACTAGTATGATACTTGGGCATTTTGGTGTTGCGCTCATTGCTTTCAGCATTACCATGAATTCATTATTACAAAGTGTAATGGATTTCATCGGAGAAGTCGGCACAAGTGAAACTTTCAACGAATTCAAAGTAACATTACAAAATATTAAGTTTGCTCAAGGTAAAAATTATTATAGACAAATCGCTGAATTTTGGCTTGAAGATCATAAGAATAATATAACTATATTAAAACCAGAAAATAGATTCTATATAATAGAGCAAAACTTATCACAAGAAAGTGATATATATTCTTACTTATTATATGATCTTTACGCCGTTTTAAGTAATATAGATGGTAAGATAATTCACGCTAAAATATATTATAAGCCAATGATTAGTTTTATTTGGATTGGAGTTATTTTGACTACTGCCGGCTTTGTTATTGCATTAATCAGGAAAAGTTCTGACTAA
- a CDS encoding ABC transporter ATP-binding protein, with protein MNNTVLILKKISKHYKQGNTIVKVLDDLNLTANEGELIAIIGSSGSGKSTLLHIAGLLDKPTNGQVIIPNSKYKKYHLIRLYYLGFIYQQHHLLKDFTALENVIIPRLIRGLDQKEAIRDATKILDDLGLEKKLYNMPGELSGGEQQRVAIARSLINKPRIILADEPTGNLDPKSTNEVFNLFLKVAQKQNTTVIMVTHNHELAHKMDKLYNLKNGLLNIA; from the coding sequence ATGAATAATACAGTCCTCATTTTAAAAAAAATCTCAAAACATTATAAACAAGGCAACACTATTGTTAAAGTACTAGATGATCTTAATCTAACTGCTAATGAAGGTGAATTAATCGCTATCATCGGTTCTTCAGGTAGTGGCAAATCAACTTTACTACATATTGCAGGCTTACTTGATAAGCCTACAAACGGTCAAGTCATAATACCAAATAGCAAGTATAAAAAATACCATCTAATTCGTCTTTATTACTTAGGTTTTATCTATCAACAACATCATTTACTTAAAGATTTTACTGCTCTTGAAAATGTTATCATACCAAGATTGATTAGAGGTCTTGATCAAAAAGAAGCAATAAGAGATGCAACAAAGATATTAGATGATTTAGGACTTGAGAAAAAACTCTATAATATGCCTGGAGAATTATCGGGAGGAGAGCAACAAAGGGTCGCTATAGCTCGCAGCTTAATTAATAAGCCGAGAATTATTTTAGCTGATGAGCCAACAGGTAATTTAGATCCAAAAAGCACAAATGAAGTATTTAATTTATTTTTAAAAGTTGCACAAAAACAAAATACTACAGTTATTATGGTAACACATAACCATGAGTTAGCACATAAAATGGATAAATTATATAATCTAAAGAATGGATTATTAAATATAGCTTGA